CCGTAGAGGCACGCGCCCACGAGCTTGTCGTCCTTGATGACGAGTTTTTTGTACACGCCGCCGAAGGGGTCGCTCATCACGATTTCCTCGGTGCCTTCGCCGCCCTGGAAGTCGCCCGCGCTGAACAGGTCGATGCCCGTCACCTTGAGCTTGGTGGAGGTGAGCGAGCCCTGGTAGCGCCCGATGCCGAACTCCGCCAGGTGGTTGGCCAGCACCTTGCCCTGCTCGAACAGCGGCGCCACCAGCCCGTAGGCGATGCCCCGGTGCGCGGCGCATTCGCCCACGGCGTAGATGCGCGCGTCGGTGGTGGTCTGCAGCGTGTCGCTCACCACGATGCCGCGGTGGACGTGCAGGCGCATCTTTTCGGCCAGCTGCGTGTTCGGGCGGATGCCCACGGCCATCACCACCAGGTCGGCGGGCACCTCGGTGCCGTCCTTGAACCGCACGGCGGTGACGCGGCCGTCCTGGCCGCCCACCAGCTCCTGCGTCTGCGCCTTCATCAGGAACTGCATGCCGCGCTCGGCCAGGGACTTTTGCAGCATCTTGCCCGCCACGTCGTCCAGCTGGCGCTCCATGAGCCAGTCGCCCACGTGCACCACGCTCACCTGCATGCCGCGCTTCATGAGGCCGTTGGCGGCCTCCAGGCCCAGCAGCCCGCCGCCGATGACCACCGCATGCTTGTAGGTGGCGGCGGCGTCGATCATGGCCTGCGTGTCGGCGATGTCGCGGTAGGCCAGCACGCCTTGCAAGTCCTTGCCCGGAATCGGCAGGATGAAGGGGTTGGAGCCGGTGGCGAGGATGAGCCGGTCGTACTCGGCGCTGATGGCCTCGCCCGCCGCGTTGGTGGCATGCACCACGCGGCGCACGCGGTCCACCTCGTTCACGGTGAAGCCCGTGTGCAGGTGGATGCCGTGCTCCTCGTACCAGGACCAGTCGTTGAGGATGATCTCGTCGATGGTCTGCTCGCCCGCCAGCACGGGCGACAGCAGGATGCGGTTGTAGTTGGGGTGCGGCTCGGCGCCGAACACCGTGATGTCGTAGAGGTCCGGAGCGATCTTGAGCAGCTCTTCGAGCGTGCGCACCCCGGCCATGCCATTGCCCACCATCACCAGCCTGGATTTTTTCATCGTGACCCCCAATGGGTGCCTGCCGCGGCGCTGCAAAAACGAATGAACAGCGCCTGCCGGCAGACGAAGCCGAAACCAAAAAACAAAAAAGGCGTCCGCACAGGGCGCGGGCGGTTGAAGCCTGCACTGCCTGTGGGGACGCCTTCGTCCTGACCGCCCCGTTTCCGCCATTGGAAGGGGCCAGCCATGTGACCGGCATTGGTCACGGGGACGCTGTTGCAATGCGCGTGCCAGGTCTGGGTGGGATCGGAGGGGTTGAGGGGAAATCGGGCCCTGGCGCATATTCCACTAGGGCATTATGCTATTGATTTAATAGCATCAGGCGGTGTGGCGTGGCCTGCACGGAGGCGAGGGCAGGGCGGGGGGCGACCCGCCTTGGTGCATGGCGCCCAGGCCGGTGCGTGGCGGAATTGGGCTCTAGCCCTACCTCAGTACTACCATTGAGCGTCGCTGAGGGACGCCAAATAGAGAAAAGAAGCGAGGTTCAGATGCTGCTGGTCCTGCGTACATGCGTGCGCCAAACTGACACGAACGATGAGCGAATTGCAGAGCCGATGTCCCTGAACGACGCGCGGGCCCTGATGGCTTACGTATTGCTCGGTGATCCCGGCATGGGAAAAACAGAAGCGTTCAGACAGCAAGCCGAAGCTGTCGGAGGTCATTTCATCAACGCCGGTGATTTTCTGGCGCTTGATGATCACCCTGAACTGAAGAACTCGATGTTGCCTGTCTTCATCGACGGCTTGGACGAAACGCGTGCAGGTAGTACCGTCGCAGGCCGGGTGCCACTGGACAGCATCCGCAACAAGCTGCGCCAGTTTGGGTGCCATAGCTTTCGCCTCTCGTGTCGTGCTGCCGATTGGTTCGGAAATCCCGATGCGGCCAAGTTACAGGCTCTACTGCCTGCAGCAGAAGAGATCCAGGTGTTGACTCTTCAGCCGTTGACAGCCTTAGATGTGGAGGCCATCCTTCGTAAAAATCACAGTATTGGCGATCCGCATGCCTTCATCACATCTGCTGCGCAACATGGACTGACCGATCTGCTGCTCAACCCGCAGACCCTGGGCATGCTCGCCAAGGCAATTGGTCCAAACAATCAGTGGCCGGAGACGCGGCAGGCAGTTTATGAAATGGCGTGCGATCGCTTGGTACTGGAGCACAACGAAGAGCACCGCACCGCTAGGTATAAAAGCGCTCCGGATCACGACAGACTGAAACGCGCTGCTGCTTATCTTTGTGCAGTTCAGTTGATTGCCGATCTTGCTGGGTTCTCTCCCTTGTGGGCTTTGTTGCACAAATCGCGATGCTGATGCCCGTAGACTGACTGCGTGACAGAGACGAAGAACAGGCAGCGGAGCAAGTACCGCACGACGAACTGGAAGGCGTACAACGCGGCGCTGAAAGCGCGAGGCTCGTTGACGATGTGGTTTGGCACGCCGACCGGCAGGCGTGGACGCAGCCGAACCTTCTCGGACGCAGCAATCCAGTTCTGCCTGAGCATCAAGTGCCTGTTCGGCCAGCCCTTGCGACAGGCGCTGGGCATGGTGCAGAGCCTGCTGCGGCTGGCAAAGCTGGACTGGCCGGTACCTGACTTCAGCACTGTTTGCCGGCGCCAAAAGACCTTGCAGGTCGAACTGAGCTACCAGCGAACCAACTCGCCGCTGCAGTTGCTGGTGGACAGCACCGGCATCAAGTTCCTGGGCGAAGGAGAGTGGAAACGCAAGAAGCATGGTGCTGAATACCGGCGCGAATGGCGCAAGGTCCATCTGGGCATCGACGCGCAGACGCTGGAAATACGCGCCATCGAGGTGACCAGCAACGCCATTGGGGATGCGCCGATGTTGCCCGGGTTGCTGGCTCAGATTCCCACTGACGAATCCATCGAAAGCGTCAGTGCCGATGGCGCCTACGACACGCGCGCCTGCCTGGACGCCATTGCCGAGCGGCACGCGATGGCGGTGATCCCGCCCCGCAAGAACGCCAGCCATTGGAAGAAGTCGAGTCCGGGCTCGGCGCATCGTAATGAGGCCATTCGGGCGTGCCAGCGCCTGGGTCGCGGCATTTGGAAGAAGTGGAGCGGCTACCACCGGCGCAGCCTTGTGGAGACGAAGATGCACTGCTTCAAGCGACTGGGCGAACGGGTGATCGCGCGCACGTTCGACCGCCAGGTTGTGGAGCTGCATGTCCGCGTGGCCTTGCTCAATCGGTTCAGTCAGATCGGCCGTCCTCACACCGTGTCGGTGACTGCTGTGGCATAGGTCCGTCTGGGGTTGGGGTCATGCCGTCTGCAATTCGATTTGTGCAACAGCGCCGATTCATGTACTCGATTGCTCAGTTCGCTCCGGTAGGTGAGGCGGCCCTTGTCCAGACACCAGTGGTAAAGCGACATCGTTAGTCGCCTTTACCTTGTAGTGCGAACTGTCATGCTGCCCGCATCTGCGGAGCGCTTCAAGTGGATAGCGGTTCCTGTATAGGGTTCTCTGCCTGATAGGCCACCATGAACGCATCCGACGCCACCTGATCGGCCAGCGCCCGCAGGCTCGCGGCCGAGGCCGGGCCCAGGACGGCCTCGACCCGCTCGTTGGCGGCGGCCCAGCGCCCGATCGCTTGCGCCAGCAGTTGCTTGCCGCGCGCGGTGAGCACGGCGTGCTTGGTGCGCCGGTCCTGGGCGTCCTGCCGCAATTCGGCAATGCCGTCGCGCACCAGGGGCCTGAGGGCATGGGTCAGCGCCGATAGTTGAATGGCCAGCCGGTTCGCCAGGTCCTGCAGGGTCGGCCCCTGCCCATCGGCACTCTGGAACTTGCCGATCTCGACGATCAGCGCCAGCTGCGTCGCCTTGATGTTCAGGGGCGCGAGGGCGTCGTCGTACAGCTGCCCCAATCTGCGCGCCGCCAGGCGCACCGACGTGTTCGTGCAGACCTGCACACCGGTCGCGGCGGTGACCTCCGCGATCGCCTGATTCAAGGCGCAGTCGGCATCCGCAGCCGCACCGACGGGGTGGTTCGTCATTCCCATATTTTCCAAATGGTTGAGTGCTGCACTATTCGAAGTGCATCGCTGTCCTGTTCTACATTTGAGCCCTCAACTTATTTAATTGAGCCCTCAATTTTATTGGAGAACACCCGATGACCCGTCCCCATTCCAACAAAGTCGCATTGATCACCGGGGCTTCTTCCGGCATCGGTGCGGTCTATGCCGATCGCCTCGCTGCGCGTGGATACGATCTTATTCTGGTGGCCCGGCGTGCCGACCGCCTGCAAGCCCTCAGCGCCCGGATCGCCGAGGCCCATGGCGTGAAAGCCGAGCCGGTGGTGGCGGACCTCGGCAAGGCCGAGGACCTGGCGCGCATCGAAGCCCTCCTGTCCACCCACGAACGCCTGCACATCCTGGTGAACAACGCGGGAATCGCCCGCCTGGGGCCCGTCGCCCAGCGGTCTGCCGACGACGCGGTGTCCCAGATCGACCTCAACATCACCGCCCTGACGCGGCTGACCCAGGCGGTGCTGCCCCCCTTCATCGCCAGGAAGCAGGGCGTGATCATCAACATCGCCTCCGTGCTGGGCATCCATGCGCTGCCGGTCAGCGCGGTCTACAGCGGCACCAAGGCTTTCGTCCTGCAATACAGCAGAGGCCTGCAGCAGGAACTGGCCGACACGGGGGTGCAGGTCCAACTGGTCTTGCCCGCATCGACCGCCACCGAAATCTGGGACCTGTCGGGCGTGCCGCTGGCGGCACTCAACCAAGACACCGTGATGACCACCGAGCACCTGGTCGACGCCGCGCTCGCCGGGCTGGACCAGGGCGAAACGGTCACCTGGCCGTCCGTTGCCGACACCGGCCTGTGGGACCGCTACGAGTCGGCCCGCGCCGAGCTGTTCGCCGGCAGCCAGATGGGAACGCCGGCCCCTCGCTACAGCGTCGTTTGACGCCAGCCCATGGACCCCACAGCCCATCGCACGCGGTTCTCCGCACGCCGATGGCCTTTTCCTCCGTCGCTTTCGCCCTGCTTTTTCCAAGGACAGCCCCGATGCTTTTCGAACCCTTTTCCTTGCGCAACATCCCCCTGGCCAACCGCGTGGTGATGTCGCCGCTCACCCGCAGCCGCGCGGTGGACCACAACACGCCCAATCCGCTCATGGCGACCTACTACGCGCAGCGCGCGACGGCCGGCCTCATCGTCACGGAAGGCACTTCGCCGTCGCCCAACGGCCTGGGCTATGCCCGGATTCCCGGCCTGTTCAACGATGGCCACGTGCAAGGCTGGAAGCGGGTGACCAGCGCCGTGCATGCCCAAGGCGGCAAGATCGTCGTGCAACTGATGCACACGGGCCGCGTGGCCCACCAGGCCAACTTGCCCGCCGGCGCTGAAGTGGTCAGCGCGTCGGCCGAGGCGTGCCCCGGCGAGATGTACACCGATTCGCAAGGCAGCCAGCCGCACACGCCACCGCGCGCCATGACCGAGGCCGACATCCAGGCCGTGATCGGCGAATACGCCACGGCCGCGCGCCTGGCCATCGAAGCCGGTTTCGACGGCATCGAACTGCACGCGGCCAATGGGTATCTCCTGGAGCAGTTCCTGAATTCCAACATCAACCGCCGCACGGATGGCTATGGCGCCACCGCCGAGGGGCGCAACCGGCTGGTGCTCGAAGTGGCGCGGGCCACCGCCAAGGAAATCGGCGCCGAACGCGTGGGCATCCGCCTGTCGCCGCATGGAGTGGTCAACAGCGCCGGCGCCTTCGACGGCGTGGACGGGCAGTACCTGGCCCTGGTGAAGGCGCTGTCCGCGCTCGGCCTCCTGTACGTCCACGTGCTGGACCACTCGGCCATGAGAACGCCACCGGTTCCCGCCCAGCTCAAGGCCGACCTGAGGGCGGCGTTCGACGGCCCGTTCATCCTGGCCGGCGGGCTGGACAAGACCGGTGCGGAGCGCGCGCTGGAGGGCGGCCTGGCCGACCTCACCGCTTTCGGCCGTGCATTCATCGCCAATCCGGACCTGGTCGAACGGATGCGCCAGGACGCGCCGCTGAACGCGCCCGATCCGGCCACGTTCTATACGCCTGGGGCCCAGGGCTATACGGACTATCCGGCGCTCGCCGGTTAGCCATCGTTGGTGCGTATCGGGGCGGCGAGGAGAGCGCCGCCCCGGGCCGATGGCCTTCGGCTGCGGCCACCTTCCTTCGGACGCCTGGCCCGGCCCGCGAGGGCGCGGGCCTAGGCTCGGTGTCCACGGAGGTTTAAAACGATGTCTTACCAAGAGATGAAAGCCAGCGTCGAGCTGCTGCCCACCCAGGCCCCGAAATTCGAAACCGAGCGTTTCGTGGTCGTCCCGCTGGGGGCCGAGCCGGCGCGCGATCTGCTGAACGTGCTGCTGCAGGACGAGCTGCTGGCCGAGCAGTTGCCCTGGATGGTGGAGAAAACCGCGGACGGCGCGCGCAAGGAGGCGTTCCTGATCGGCCTGCAATGTGCCGCCGAGACCACGCTGGTCTGGGGCATCGTCGAGCGGGCGCGCAGCGCCTACATCGGCGCGGTGCTGGCGCGCAGCACGCTGGAGGGCCTGGACGTGGAGGTGCTGTGCGCCTCGCAGTTCTGGAACCAGGGCGTGGCCGACGAGGCCGGTCTGCCGGTCGCGGAGTGGCTGGAAGAACACGCCGCCGTCGAGTTGGTGCCGGCGGACTGAGCCCCTGGGCCGCAGCCCCTCAGCGCAGCGGGTCGTCCGCCACCCCCGCCCCATTGGCGGCCCAGCCGCCCCCCAGCACCTTGTACAGCGTGACCCGGTTGGTCTGCTCGGCCAGCAGCAGGGTGATCTGCGTCTGCTGCGCGGCGTACAGCGAGCGCTGCGCGTCCAGCACCGTGAGGAAGCTGTCGGCCCCCAGCCGGTAGCGCGCGTCCGACAGGTCCAGCGCGCGCTGGGTGGCGTCCAGCAGCGAGCGCTGGGCGGCCAGGCGCTCGTCCAGCGTGGCGCGGTCGGCCAGCGCGTCGGACACTTCGCGGAACGCGGTCTGGATGGATTTTTCGTACTGGGCCAGGGCCGTGTCGCGCGTCACTTCGGCCACGCGCAGGTTGGCGTTGTTGCGGCCGGCGTCGAAGATCGGGAGGCGGATCTGCGGCGCGAAGCTCCAGGTGCCGTTGCCGCCGTCGAACAGGCCCGACAGCGCATTGCTGGCCGTGCCGATGGAGCCGGTGAGCGTGATGGACGGAAAGAACGCCGCGCGCGCCGCGCCGATGCTGGCGTAGCTGCCCTGCAGCGTGCGCTCGGCCGCGCGCACGTCGGGCCGGCGCAGCAGCACGCCGGAGGGCAGGTCGGCGGGCACGGCCAGCAAAGCGGCGGCGGGCGTGGCAGGCACGATGGCGGTGCTGGTGTTGCGGGGGGCGCTGCTGCGCGAGGTGCCGTCGGCCGTTGCCGTTGCCTTGGCGGGCGGCACCGTGGC
This region of Acidovorax sp. GBBC 1281 genomic DNA includes:
- a CDS encoding IS5 family transposase, whose translation is MTETKNRQRSKYRTTNWKAYNAALKARGSLTMWFGTPTGRRGRSRTFSDAAIQFCLSIKCLFGQPLRQALGMVQSLLRLAKLDWPVPDFSTVCRRQKTLQVELSYQRTNSPLQLLVDSTGIKFLGEGEWKRKKHGAEYRREWRKVHLGIDAQTLEIRAIEVTSNAIGDAPMLPGLLAQIPTDESIESVSADGAYDTRACLDAIAERHAMAVIPPRKNASHWKKSSPGSAHRNEAIRACQRLGRGIWKKWSGYHRRSLVETKMHCFKRLGERVIARTFDRQVVELHVRVALLNRFSQIGRPHTVSVTAVA
- a CDS encoding MarR family winged helix-turn-helix transcriptional regulator → MTNHPVGAAADADCALNQAIAEVTAATGVQVCTNTSVRLAARRLGQLYDDALAPLNIKATQLALIVEIGKFQSADGQGPTLQDLANRLAIQLSALTHALRPLVRDGIAELRQDAQDRRTKHAVLTARGKQLLAQAIGRWAAANERVEAVLGPASAASLRALADQVASDAFMVAYQAENPIQEPLST
- a CDS encoding SDR family NAD(P)-dependent oxidoreductase, which encodes MTRPHSNKVALITGASSGIGAVYADRLAARGYDLILVARRADRLQALSARIAEAHGVKAEPVVADLGKAEDLARIEALLSTHERLHILVNNAGIARLGPVAQRSADDAVSQIDLNITALTRLTQAVLPPFIARKQGVIINIASVLGIHALPVSAVYSGTKAFVLQYSRGLQQELADTGVQVQLVLPASTATEIWDLSGVPLAALNQDTVMTTEHLVDAALAGLDQGETVTWPSVADTGLWDRYESARAELFAGSQMGTPAPRYSVV
- a CDS encoding alkene reductase encodes the protein MLFEPFSLRNIPLANRVVMSPLTRSRAVDHNTPNPLMATYYAQRATAGLIVTEGTSPSPNGLGYARIPGLFNDGHVQGWKRVTSAVHAQGGKIVVQLMHTGRVAHQANLPAGAEVVSASAEACPGEMYTDSQGSQPHTPPRAMTEADIQAVIGEYATAARLAIEAGFDGIELHAANGYLLEQFLNSNINRRTDGYGATAEGRNRLVLEVARATAKEIGAERVGIRLSPHGVVNSAGAFDGVDGQYLALVKALSALGLLYVHVLDHSAMRTPPVPAQLKADLRAAFDGPFILAGGLDKTGAERALEGGLADLTAFGRAFIANPDLVERMRQDAPLNAPDPATFYTPGAQGYTDYPALAG
- a CDS encoding GNAT family N-acetyltransferase, which produces MSYQEMKASVELLPTQAPKFETERFVVVPLGAEPARDLLNVLLQDELLAEQLPWMVEKTADGARKEAFLIGLQCAAETTLVWGIVERARSAYIGAVLARSTLEGLDVEVLCASQFWNQGVADEAGLPVAEWLEEHAAVELVPAD